DNA sequence from the Alosa alosa isolate M-15738 ecotype Scorff River chromosome 2, AALO_Geno_1.1, whole genome shotgun sequence genome:
ACATGAGCAAACGGTGTATGCTCAGTAATCAGTATGCTCAGATAGTGGATTAAAATATTCTTCAGATCTTCAAATGTGAAGGACTTGTTTTTGTCTGATCCTTACAGGTAACCAGGTTGGTGCCCCTCCAGGTGGCCTTCTTGGGGCAAGGCCTGGTATGATACCTCTGCAGCGCCCCCCAGGCATGCCACCCCCGCACATGCAGCGCTTCCCAATGCCCCCGCCACACCCAAACATGCCGCCCATGCCCCCTCAGATGATGCCCAGAGGACCGCCACAGATGATGCACAGGGAGCCTCCACCAGGGGGCTTCGGGATGCCACCTCCCCACCCTATGAAAGGCCCCTTCCCCCCTCTAGGACCACCGGGGGGACCTCCACTCGGTCCACCAGGGGGCCCCCCTCCTGGTCTTCCCGGGCCCCCGGGACCCCCTGGAATTCCTGGCCCCCCCGGACCTCCTGGACCACCTTTCTTGCGGCCACCTGGGCCTAGGGGCCCGGGACCGGAAGGGCCCGATGGGAGGGACGGAAGGCCTGATGGCCGGGACGGAAGGCCTTTCCGGAACGAGCGGAACCCGGGTTTTGGACGAGACCGAGAGCCAGAATGGTTTGGGGGACGGAGGCCGTTCGGTGAAGGACGGGGAGGAGACCGTctggagggtagagagagatatGGGAACTGGCACGAGGAAGAACAGcagcgtggtggtggtggaggaggaggaggttgggAGCGGGACCGAGAGAGGGATCGGGAATCCCGGGAGAGGGATCGGGAATCCCGGGAGAGGGATCGGGAACCCCGGGAGAGGGATCGGGAATCCcgggatagagacagagagcgagagcgggacagagatagagacagagacagagtgcgAGATGGAGAtcgggatagagaaagagatcgAGACCGAGAAAGGGAGAAGGACCGAGAACGAGACAGGCCGGCAAGGGAGAGGGATCGCAGAGACTGGCGGCAGAGTCCTGAGGGCGACCGAGGAGGCGACCGAGGAGGCGACCGAGGAGGCGACCGAGGAGGGGACCGAGGAGGGGACCGAGGAGGGGACCGAGGGGGCGACAGAGGAGGGGACCGAGGGGGcgacagaggaggagacagcagcaacagcagcaccgCCACAGAGGAGCCCAGTCGGCCGCCCAAACGGAGTCGCGACCGCGAGCGGAGCTCCCGCTGGGACCGCGACGACTGGCTCCGGGGGGACAAGAGCAACGAACTCAGCAGTGCTGAAAAAGCCCCTGAGGCCAGCAGCGTCATCGCCGAGGCCCCGGTCAAAGACTCGGCCAAAGAGCCATCCCCCTCCAAGCCCGAGCCCTCACCAGATGTGACCACGGGGGCTTCGGCCGAGGTGACGGTGACCGACAAGGTCCCGTCCTCAGACGACAAGGTCCCGTCCTCAGAGCCCGCGGCAGAGACTCCGCCCAGTGAAACCATAGAGGCTGCAGAGTCGTAGAGCCCTAGGGCATGTCTCTGCACAACAATGCGAGCCAGTCAAGACTGTCATGTGTTTGTGGCCAATGTGGAACATTGCCCCCTTTTGAAATGCCCATATCCTGCTGAGGAGCGTGAATGTCGGTCAGATAGCTTAACACAACTAAACACCACCacgtgtaacaaaaaaaaaaatatcttaccAGAAAAGCAAAGAAAATGTTTATGCTGTaaatatgtttgtatttttaAGTGTAGATTTTTTGGAgggattaatttttttaaattcttttcCTCTGGATTTTAAATACAGACATTGACTCTAAATATGAAAATATGCCCTTTTTGTTGTAATGTTTTATTACCTAAAATGTTTACATATAGGAGAtctttttatcatttttaaGCTTCAGAGGGAGAAATCAACCCAAGAAAAAACATCTGCAAAATTTCAGCAATAGCGTTTGGTTGAATAAACTATTTTCATACCAAAATGTTATGTCACATTGTATTCACCCGCCATTTTAAAAtcatacattttaaacaaaaaaagttttatACCATCACCCTCATGTATACACTGGTTGTAGACTGTGCAGTCACAGTGCACAAGATCAGTGTAGACTGTAATAGCCAAACAAATCTTAACTTGGAtcaccctctccctcacccAGAGATACATCTGTCATATGACTTGTGTATTTCATGGTCATGAATCATGTGCCTATACCTTTGACATCAGGGCAATTTTACCAATGACATGAAAACTAATAAGAtctatgtataaaaaaaaaacatgtcatgTAAACATGTGAGATCTTCTATTTTAGAGTgataaaaacaaatgtgtttacTTATTAGGCACTGATCTCTGATTTAACACTGACATTGGTCATTGTAAGCTAAGCAATTGgataaaaatcacacacacaaaccacatgaTTTTAATCCACTGGcaaatgtgtgcatatttgcactttaaaatattttaagtcCTTGAGTGCTGATCATCAGCTTTGGCTTTTCAGACTGATTGTAGGATCAGCAGCTGATAGACTTGGATTTAATCTAAGAATGaatgtcataataccagtttggTCTTACACTGAATCAGAACCAGGTTTATTTGGCCAAATATTTGCGGCCTATGATGTCACTCTACCTGTATAGACAACATACGTAATGTGTCCATATTATTTACATTCAAGGTGTATACAATAATATATAAACAGCATAAAAGACAAACATACATAAACTGTGATGTGATGGTACAAACAGCCATTGTGCACAGAATGTGACGAGTATCTTTGTACAATAGTAATGTGAAGCAGGGTGTATAGTTTGGATAACAACAGATGTGTGGGTACTAGTGAGTCGATTACTGTCAACTTTTAATGAGGGCGATGGCAAGAGGAAATAAGCTGTTGGTTCCTGTGTTTTGTGGTTTGGTTGTATGAGATTGATAACCAGTCCATAACTACTGGACAATTGAAGCCTCCGCCTCTTCTAAGTGGCCATATGGCTACTGTTATTCCATCAGATCACCATCTTCGTCGTGATGGTGTGGTCTTTCTTGATAGATATTAGTATATTGGTTTGTTTAATGCACAGTGACCTCCACGCAATGTCTAGCCCTGAGAGGGCTAGAGCAGATGTTTGTGTCAGGTCAGATGAGATAGATGCTCTGTTGGTGTCAGCTCCAACCTCTTAACGCTCCTCAGCTGATGCATCTAGCTAAGCAGGTAAAGGGCCCGGAGTCTAGCCCACGGAGCTACTGGAGCATGCAAGTCGGTGGTTTCACACTTCATAAAAAAACTAGGGCTGttaaaataactgattaattaatttgagaaaaaaaataacgcagattaatcgattccataTGGCCTTTGACCCTgagccgttgtagtcagtaaccattagactgtaaaaagaaggagagagaagaaaatgtgctgcctagatcagtggttttcaaagtgggggccacgagggggtgccaggggggcctcagcaagttggaaagaaaaataaaagcaacaaatacatttgaaaatgtttaaatatacccattactatgagggttgttatacaatgccattataataatttgtcgcatatctgaacattattttccatgataatgactgggaataatagtagagtgatagctctcatatagcagaaagccccaaatgttattttacacactgtatgctccatcacaaagtgcttgtggctaaattaattattatgattagcttaatgtatttttaaatttgccgtagtattgtcgatgggtttaataacacatcaaggggtccttggccagaacctagtggtatttggggggccttgtcaaggaaaagtttgggaacccctggcctagatcattgatgggaacatttacttttaaaaaacggcttgatggtgttgattaaaataaagtcctctgcaatgtctgcagcaaggaatttgcatatcactggagttcatcaactctaaagtcacacatcaatgcaaagaaatagtgttgacattgaggggagtgttaatttattttcattgtgtcccctaggttatatctgtggcctgaaatactgaaaaaaaacttcttcccgaagcacttttgaatttatttccttagcatattaggtcatatcataaaTTATTAtagccattattaaaataataataaaagagtttttgaactttaatgtcactaatgctgattattcaatgattcatttgaatttaaatatttaaaataccttCACAGCAAatattatatatgcgattaatttagattaattaatcacagagtatgtaataaagataatttttttaatcgagtGACAGCCCTATAAAAACCCCTTTAACCATGCGATATGGGATATGATGATAAAAACCATAGGGTAAATACTTCCTGCAACTGATCTCTACGTCACTACCTCGTTCATCCAATCAGATTGTAGTTGTTACTCCGCCTCCTTCATTCACGCTGCCTTGCTTATATCAGTGTGGGTAATCTTCAGAAAAGTACCATTGCCTTACGTCCATCTTCTCGTTCCGGTGCTGTGCTACATTATCAACATGGTTCTCAAGGCTGTATGTGTTCTCAAAGGCTCCGGGGAGGTGACTGGCACGGTGCATTTTGAGCAGCAGGTAAAACGTCGTTGCATTTGAGTATCTTGAAATATAATGCTTTTCAGTGCGTTAGCAGGGTCGCCGGTCTCTTAGCACTCTGACAGAGCCTAGCTAGCTAGTCAGCTAGCTTGAAAACTGAGCTGCCAAAGTAGTAATGGGCCACAACCTCTGCTCCGTAATTGACCAATAGACATACTAATTATGTTAGCCTAGGACACTAACATGTTTGGGCATGCTGTACTGTGGATTTCTCTttcaaaaaatgtatttgtgccTTGCCTATCACTTGCTACCATAGTTTCGTATTAGCTAACGTGTTAGACGCGAACCTGACCCATTACCCAGCAAAATAAAATGGTGATTTAGCGCGGACAGGTTGCTCGGGAATTTGCTAATGTAGCCGAGTTTAATGGTAACGTTAGTTGCATGCATTGCTGGTTACCGCCATTAGCCTAAACCCAGTGTCTCATCAAATGAATTGACTCTTGCACAAGGACACGTTTAGCAATAGTAGGCTATGTGTTGCGCATTCCAAAGTTCAGCCAAAAATATCTCGGTTCAGTCTAGGTTACCTGCTAGCTGGGGCTAATGTTGCTAACGCAAACTAACTTTCTAGTAACGTTAAAGGAACTTTGCCCTACCACGCCATAATATTGAGAAGCAGCAGTTAAACGTTGACAACCTATTTAGCATGGATTCTGACCTGTTGCTGTTCTAACGTTATTCACTGTTTATACAACTTGAATGTCGCCTCATCATAATAGCAATACATTTGGGAATCAACCAACGCCCGCTCACAATTAATTTCCTAACGTTACTTGAACAGTTTCATATCATAACAAGCCCTTCACATCCTCCAATCTGGTTGGTTATCATATTTTGCTTAGTCATTGTTGGCTCTACTTCCCTTGGCGGATGAAAATTCAAATAAGCTTAAATGTCACAGCCACATGCCAGTGATTTTAGTTTTAGATTTACCAATTAGTAAACTCCTCGGTCAGCCAACTGGTGGTGAAAAGCACATTGTCATCGTTTTTATCATCTCACCCAGATGTAGTATGCACAGTCGCAAATAATTGTTTGCGAACAGGTCTGTTTGAGAATTGATATAGCAGCTATGTAACTTGAGTGGCAAAAGGCTTCAAATTGATGGTTAGTTGCATGACATGGTAGAGTCAAATGTGTCAGGTTATTACGTAGCTTTTGTTATGCATCTCCGACGTTCTCTGTGCTTTTTCTTTTGTTGCTTAAATCCAGTCTGAAGGAATCCTACTGCCGGTCAGCCAGTTGACCTTTAGCCCTGGTAACAGTTAACTTCAGCAATGACCACAAACCAAGACAAATTGATCTTATAAAACCAATGGAAGCCAAGAGGCCATGGTCTTGTGACTACACAAATCTGGCTCTGCAGATCTGATTTATGGCCTCTGTAGCTGAGGTCCATTGGTTTGTTATGGCTTGTTTCATGCTCACATGATGCATTGTAGGAAATCTGAATATGATCTGATTTGGAGGCACAGTGGCATCAGGACTGTCTGACTTGCACACATTGAGTGAGCTGAGCATTTGCTTCTGATAAGTGGTGCTATGTAGGCGAATGCAGTCTCAGTGTGTGCCTCTGAAGTAgccattaaaggtgccatgtgtaagaattgaggtaaaaataatgagctacacgcatcaaaagaatggaaggaaataagggtgatgtcattaaaaaaatgacaaggtatagtgctgaagagatatcaacctgaattagcatgctaaattactagccacagcccgacaagtgtcataataccagtttcggccatgggaggcagtatgcggGTAACataccgccagccaaactgcaatacacacgtctcggttgttactctagggtagacaaactcactttctggaggtatactgccccatcttttatggaatgtggagtatgaattgattttttttggcagacattacacatggcacctttaagcacTTTCACTCTATATTAATGACTGCAGCATGCCACAATGAGTGGCTGttttttttggttgtttaatACAGCTAGGGTGTGTCATGTTGTGTGGTTGTTTTAGTTAGTTAATTAATTCATTTATGTAATTAATGAATTAAGGGTGATACTGCTCCAGTGAAGCTGATGGGCGAGATCACTGGGCTCACACCAGGTGAGCATGGCTTCCATGTCCATGCCTTTGGAGACAACACAAACGGTGAGTGTGTGGATGCTGTTAAGTTGTAAATGAGTTCTGCTGTTTCAAGTCTAGTCATGACTGACAAGAGTGTAGCTAGCTGACATCACACTGTCAGATGTCATTGAAGGGCTTAGCATCCAATGTATTTCCCAGCATGACCTTAGTTGTTAGTGAGTTCCCCATTGGAAGACTTCATTTGACCCtgcatgtttttgttattttagggTGCATAAGTGCTGGTCCTCATTTCAACCCTTTCAACAAGACTCATGGAGGACCAACAGATGATGTCAGGTAGGTTTAGTCACAACTGTGAATGCTACTAATTGAAGTATCTGTTATCAGAGCTTGTAGCATTATAGGTGTAgttatttattgtatttatttttatttattttactccACATAAACCTTTTCTTTAAGATGGTATTAATGACTatttggtgtggtggtggtttaCACAAGATGTGGtattttgtctttctttgtcTTAGGCATGTCGGTGACCTTGGCAATGTCACTGCAGGGGACAACAATGTTGCCAAAATCAACATTGAAGACAGTCTGCTTACACTGACTGGACCAAACTCCATCATTGGAAGAACCATGGTGGTAAGGAGTAGATAAATGCCAAACTATCCCTTACCTGTCCAGGCTTTCCACAGGGCATTCAAAGTCTAAAATGAATATGAATGTAGGCCTTAAAAGTATTTTAAAACACCACACACTAAGCAGTAAATGTGCTTAGATATTAGTTATGATTTTGCTCATTTACTACTTCTACATTGCTCATTTCGATGCTTCAGTCATGCTGCAAAATGTagttctttctttcatttaatACAAATGAACCACagttaaataaaacaacaaaccaGATCAGCGTGGTGCTAATAAATAATACTGAACTAATAACTGATTTGCAGCCTCTATAGAATTTCATAGTACAATTTTTATTGACGACTTTATTCATTCAGGGACTCTTGGTTTTCCTTCATCATTCATATTTTTGCTGTCATGGGTGTGGAATAGGTTTACATTTCACTTTTTGAAACCTGCAGAAACCCTGCCTGGTGCAGTGGTAAAACTAACATCTGGGTTTCTGTGGGTCATAAAATGTCTTAAATTTGATCATAAGAATTTTAAGCCCTAAAAATGTCATAAAAACGTCCGGTTTTTCCATACAAGGTCATAAATTACATTTGGTCACGTCTTGAATTCATACACTCGTTCATTCATCGTTTCTATCATCGCCTTTTACCCACGAGAAATGTGCAGGTGgcagcattcattcattccgCTTGTTGTAGTTCTGTCTGAGGAATCACGGTGTTCCACAAGGTCCATGCGGCAGTGCAGCAAACAGCCTTGTCGGAAGGACTTTCACAGAAACCCGTGCAAACTCCGTACTCCCAGGCTTCACTGCcaatgttttcttttacagtctatggtcaaGTGTTgcaccagagagggttgaagcggGTTTCTGTGAGATTCCAGCGATTATATCCATTAAGAATGACAGTGTTGTTTTGCAATAAGATACGTATTTCTTGTCAGTGTACACAAAGCATGCTTCTAGTATTTACCGTAGCCAGTGTCTTTTCTCCTCGCACACATAGCTTTCAACCTGCAGCTGTTATGTGTGATGCTGTGACCGCAAagcaacaaataatagtagcctGAGCTAATGTTAAGGTGATTTGCTGAAATGCAcctcaagtttgtgttgctacTCTACCTAGGTTATGGGTTTTGgttcatttaggcctactgttgggttgaatgacatttcagaaataggCTACGCAGCCTATTGACAAACTTTACATTTGGAGAGGGCTCCTTCTAGGTAGCCTAACTATCCCGTTAGCTCATGGGTCACGTCATTCGTGTAGGCCTAATGCTcgccaaaatcatagaaatgaacattgcaagacGCTTATCTCTTCTATGGTCCCAGAAAGATCTTCTTTggcttgttagttttttgaacatttattttacctAATCACATAAACACTGatttgcatccacatatccttgcactaaGCGCAACTATTTACATAACATAAactatttacatttaaataaacggtttgtacccactgtgagcttaaagtctcatctttcaaacgagccatagtATGTGTCGATAGCTATAACagaatacgctgtggctctacaaaaatcatcaacaatgatctagattgctggcactctgggccaaagcttccgaaaacagcgcgGTATTTAAAGtgttaaagtgacaggcactcaattagacctacacaccaccaatgtaatgacaaTAATGACAAATTATtcaaattaagagaccactgcaaatttaaatatgactgtcaactcattcgaatgtcaatCAGCAAACGTAGGATGAcgtcagaaaaatgtgcagt
Encoded proteins:
- the sod1 gene encoding superoxide dismutase [Cu-Zn]; this translates as MVLKAVCVLKGSGEVTGTVHFEQQGDTAPVKLMGEITGLTPGEHGFHVHAFGDNTNGCISAGPHFNPFNKTHGGPTDDVRHVGDLGNVTAGDNNVAKINIEDSLLTLTGPNSIIGRTMVIHEKVDDLGKGGNEESLKTGNAGGRLACGVIGIAQ